In bacterium YEK0313, one genomic interval encodes:
- a CDS encoding NUDIX domain protein produces the protein MNERGQALTERLTKTEREQRWANLRPVDAATLILIDRKGPAPKVLMGKRRHDLKFMPGKFVFPGGRRDPADRDMPVFGALDGHAEARLMKRVQRPSLSRARSLALTAVRETFEETGLLLGTRDAGVPEGVPKGWEGFAEHGVFPDLESLQFVCRAITPPRRPKRFDTRFFACDADHIAHRVDGVVGPHAELVELKWLTLKDALQEDLPTITTVVLEELGERIAKGFAPELPVPFYYMQRKVFQREVL, from the coding sequence ATGAATGAGCGGGGCCAAGCTCTGACCGAGCGCCTGACCAAGACCGAGCGTGAGCAGCGCTGGGCGAACCTGCGTCCGGTCGACGCCGCCACCCTGATCCTGATCGACCGCAAGGGCCCCGCTCCGAAGGTGCTGATGGGCAAGCGCCGGCACGACCTGAAATTCATGCCCGGCAAATTCGTCTTCCCCGGCGGCCGGCGCGACCCGGCGGACCGCGACATGCCGGTCTTCGGAGCGCTCGACGGCCATGCCGAGGCGCGGCTGATGAAGCGCGTGCAGCGGCCCTCGCTGTCGCGCGCCCGGTCCCTGGCACTGACCGCCGTGCGCGAAACCTTCGAGGAGACGGGCCTCCTCCTCGGCACGCGCGATGCCGGCGTGCCGGAGGGCGTGCCCAAGGGCTGGGAGGGCTTCGCCGAGCACGGCGTGTTCCCGGACCTGGAATCGCTGCAGTTCGTCTGCCGCGCCATCACGCCGCCGCGCCGGCCGAAGCGGTTCGACACGCGTTTCTTCGCCTGCGATGCCGATCATATCGCCCATCGGGTCGATGGCGTGGTCGGGCCGCATGCCGAACTGGTCGAGCTGAAATGGCTGACCCTCAAGGACGCCTTGCAGGAAGACCTGCCGACCATCACCACCGTCGTGCTCGAGGAGCTCGGCGAGCGCATCGCCAAGGGTTTTGCGCCGGAACTGCCGGTGCCCTTCTATTACATGCAGCGCAAGGTCTTCCAGCGCGAGGTGCTGTAG
- the rnr gene encoding Ribonuclease R, protein MPRKPKTDAAPRLPSREDVLAFIASQPGKVGKREIARHFGLGGADKVALKHLLKEIVEDGLLARGRGKLHKPGALPRVLVVDVVRRDDDGDLIATPAEWDEDELGAVPDIVLAVPHRPRPGDPVPGLGDRALVRMADGGAPDDPRPTARVMKILDRGRARLIGVFRAIAGHGGRLLPVDKKNLGRELAIPAEAVGDARDGDLVAVDIVRNTRFGPPVARVRERLGHLGSERAISQIALEVHGIPSVFRADTLAEAERARPATAAGREDWRKLPLVTIDPPDAKDHDDAVHAEPDPSPDNSGGFIVTIAIADVAAYVRPGSALDREAAIRGNSVYFPDRVVPMLPERISNDLCSLREGESRPAIACRVVIRADGRRKAHSFHRILMRSAAKLAYAEAQAAVDGHLKGEAAERIGPLAGPVLTPLWEAYRALKQARDDREPLDLDLPERKILLKPDGTVDRVVVPERLDAHRLIEEMMILANVCAAETLEKHRIACMYRIHDAPAYEKLLALKEFLRTLDITLPQAAVLRPANFNQILARARGTESAELVNQVVLRSQSQAEYSPENIGHFGLNLRRYAHFTSPIRRYADLIVHRGLIRALNLGDDGLTDGQAGALAEIGAEISAAERRAMAAERETIDRLIAAHLSERVGDIFGARISGLTRSGLFVRLDDTGADGFVPAASIGGDYFRYEEGQQALVGSRSGETYRLGDTVSVRLVEAAPVAGALRFELMSDGRPGLAPKRIGRHNRRDEGFGDGRRARPGDKPSRPPWKRKGRK, encoded by the coding sequence TTGCCCCGTAAGCCGAAGACCGATGCCGCGCCGCGCCTGCCCAGCCGCGAAGACGTGCTCGCTTTCATCGCCAGCCAGCCCGGCAAGGTCGGCAAGCGCGAGATCGCGCGGCATTTCGGCCTCGGCGGCGCCGACAAGGTCGCGCTCAAGCACCTCCTGAAGGAGATCGTCGAGGACGGCCTGCTGGCGCGCGGCCGCGGCAAGCTGCACAAGCCCGGCGCGTTGCCGCGCGTGCTGGTCGTCGATGTCGTCAGGCGCGACGACGACGGCGACCTGATCGCGACGCCCGCCGAATGGGACGAGGACGAGCTCGGCGCGGTGCCCGACATCGTGCTCGCGGTGCCGCATCGGCCGCGCCCGGGCGATCCCGTGCCGGGGCTCGGCGACCGGGCCCTGGTGCGCATGGCCGACGGCGGCGCCCCCGACGACCCGCGGCCCACCGCCCGCGTCATGAAGATCCTCGACCGCGGCCGTGCCCGGCTGATCGGCGTGTTCCGCGCGATAGCCGGCCATGGCGGCCGGCTCCTGCCCGTCGACAAGAAGAATCTTGGCCGGGAGCTCGCCATTCCCGCCGAGGCCGTGGGCGATGCCCGCGACGGCGATCTCGTGGCGGTCGACATCGTCAGAAACACCCGGTTCGGCCCGCCGGTCGCCCGGGTGCGCGAGCGGCTCGGCCATCTCGGCAGCGAACGGGCGATCTCGCAGATCGCGCTTGAGGTCCACGGCATTCCCTCGGTCTTCCGCGCCGACACGCTGGCGGAAGCCGAACGCGCGCGGCCGGCGACGGCGGCCGGCCGAGAGGACTGGCGCAAGCTGCCGCTCGTCACCATCGACCCGCCCGACGCCAAGGATCACGACGACGCGGTCCATGCCGAGCCGGATCCGTCCCCGGACAATTCAGGCGGCTTCATCGTCACCATCGCCATCGCCGATGTCGCAGCCTATGTCCGTCCGGGATCTGCGCTCGACCGCGAGGCGGCGATCCGCGGCAATTCCGTCTATTTCCCCGACCGGGTCGTGCCGATGCTGCCGGAGCGCATCTCCAACGACCTGTGCTCGCTGCGCGAGGGCGAAAGCCGGCCGGCCATCGCCTGCCGGGTGGTGATCCGCGCCGATGGGCGGCGCAAGGCCCACAGCTTCCACCGCATCCTGATGCGTTCGGCGGCCAAGCTCGCCTATGCCGAAGCCCAGGCCGCGGTCGACGGCCATCTCAAGGGCGAGGCGGCCGAGCGGATCGGCCCGCTGGCCGGGCCCGTGCTGACCCCGCTCTGGGAAGCCTACCGGGCGCTGAAGCAGGCCCGCGACGACCGCGAGCCGCTCGATCTCGACCTGCCCGAACGCAAGATCCTGCTGAAGCCCGACGGCACCGTCGACCGCGTGGTGGTGCCCGAGCGGCTCGATGCGCACCGGCTGATCGAGGAAATGATGATCCTCGCCAATGTCTGCGCCGCCGAGACGCTGGAAAAGCACCGCATTGCCTGCATGTACCGGATCCATGACGCTCCGGCCTACGAGAAGCTGCTGGCGCTGAAGGAGTTCCTGCGCACCCTCGACATCACCCTGCCGCAGGCGGCCGTGCTGCGGCCGGCCAATTTCAACCAGATCCTCGCTCGCGCCCGCGGCACGGAATCGGCCGAGCTGGTCAACCAGGTGGTGCTGCGCTCGCAGTCCCAGGCGGAATATTCGCCCGAGAATATCGGCCATTTCGGCCTCAACCTGCGCCGCTACGCCCATTTCACCTCGCCGATCCGCCGCTATGCCGATCTCATCGTCCATCGCGGCCTGATCCGCGCGCTCAATCTCGGCGACGACGGCCTGACAGACGGCCAGGCCGGCGCGCTTGCCGAGATCGGCGCGGAGATCTCCGCCGCCGAACGGCGTGCCATGGCGGCCGAGCGCGAGACCATCGACCGGCTGATCGCCGCCCATCTGTCGGAGCGCGTCGGCGATATCTTCGGCGCGCGCATTTCCGGCCTCACCCGTTCCGGCCTGTTCGTCCGGCTCGACGATACCGGGGCCGACGGCTTCGTGCCGGCAGCCAGCATCGGCGGCGACTATTTCCGCTACGAGGAGGGCCAGCAGGCGCTCGTCGGCAGCAGGAGCGGCGAAACCTACCGGCTCGGCGATACCGTCTCCGTCCGCCTCGTCGAGGCCGCGCCGGTCGCCGGAGCCCTGCGTTTCGAACTGATGAGCGATGGCCGGCCCGGGCTTGCACCGAAGCGGATCGGACGGCACAACCGCCGGGACGAGGGCTTTGGCGACGGCCGGCGGGCCCGGCCGGGCGACAAGCCCTCGCGGCCGCCTTGGAAACGAAAAGGGCGCAAATGA
- the ycaD gene encoding putative MFS-type transporter YcaD, producing MTSTSPTAPADRRQFILSITAAIACIVAVGIGLSLSIPLISFALDAKGASRTVIGLNSAMGGVATLVCAPFISGWARRFGVRPVLLWAVALGIASFLGFLVIEPLWAWFPLRFVFGVALTVLFVLSEYWINAVAPEERRGLVLSIYVTALSLGFAAGPQILTMVGTSGPAPYLVGSALFALSMLPVLIARGIAPSIEEEPSRGFAAFLWAAPAATLAALVFGAAETGAFALLPLYGIATGLDVAAATTLVSFVSLGNLVFQVPLGLVADRIDRRVVLLFCAAVGAIGMATMAFVPMSRTALVVLLFVWGGIVAGLYTVGLAHLGGRFRGADLAQANAAFVVMYSAGLIVGPPLAGFGMDLWPPTGLPATLAVLFAAYVVVVVIRLRSSRGGA from the coding sequence ATGACCAGCACCAGCCCGACCGCGCCGGCCGACCGCAGGCAATTCATTCTCTCGATCACCGCGGCGATCGCCTGCATCGTGGCGGTGGGCATCGGCCTGTCCCTGTCCATCCCGCTGATTTCCTTCGCCCTCGATGCCAAGGGTGCTTCGCGCACGGTGATCGGGCTCAACTCGGCCATGGGCGGCGTCGCCACCCTCGTCTGCGCGCCCTTCATTTCCGGCTGGGCCCGCCGTTTCGGCGTGAGGCCGGTGCTGCTCTGGGCGGTCGCGCTCGGCATCGCCTCGTTTCTCGGCTTCCTCGTGATCGAGCCCCTTTGGGCCTGGTTTCCGCTGCGCTTCGTTTTCGGCGTCGCGCTGACCGTGCTGTTCGTCCTGTCGGAATACTGGATCAACGCGGTCGCGCCCGAGGAGCGCCGCGGCCTCGTTCTGAGCATCTATGTGACGGCCCTGTCGCTGGGCTTCGCCGCGGGCCCGCAGATCCTGACCATGGTCGGCACGTCCGGTCCGGCGCCCTATCTCGTCGGCTCGGCACTGTTCGCCCTCTCCATGCTGCCGGTGCTGATCGCCCGCGGCATCGCGCCCAGCATCGAGGAGGAACCCTCGCGCGGCTTTGCCGCCTTTCTCTGGGCCGCCCCGGCGGCAACCCTTGCCGCGCTCGTCTTCGGCGCCGCCGAGACTGGCGCCTTCGCCCTGCTGCCGCTCTACGGCATCGCCACCGGCCTGGACGTGGCCGCCGCAACCACGCTGGTCTCCTTCGTGTCGCTTGGCAATCTCGTCTTCCAGGTGCCGCTCGGGCTCGTCGCCGACCGCATCGACCGCAGGGTGGTGCTCCTGTTCTGCGCGGCGGTCGGCGCCATCGGAATGGCGACGATGGCTTTCGTGCCGATGTCGCGGACGGCGCTGGTGGTCCTGCTCTTCGTCTGGGGCGGCATCGTCGCCGGCCTCTATACGGTCGGTCTCGCCCATCTCGGCGGCCGCTTCCGCGGCGCCGACCTCGCCCAGGCCAATGCCGCCTTCGTGGTGATGTATTCGGCCGGTCTGATCGTTGGCCCGCCGCTGGCCGGCTTCGGCATGGATCTCTGGCCGCCGACCGGCCTGCCGGCGACGCTCGCCGTCCTTTTCGCCGCCTATGTCGTCGTGGTCGTCATCCGCTTGCGCAGCAGCCGCGGCGGCGCCTGA